One genomic region from Leptospiraceae bacterium encodes:
- a CDS encoding EF-hand domain-containing protein translates to MKKLLSILLVLGFVTVVSAKGHGKHFKEMDADKNGKISLDEFKNAKGKWFEKIDANKDGTLSKEEVQKHHESRKGKGKGKHKGKGKDKGKDKKNCFDEMDKDKDGKVTKDEFVGHKEGRFKKMDKNGDGFITKDEMKGKRKGHHKGKGKGKGKGKGKNKDKNKAKDKDDDKD, encoded by the coding sequence ATGAAAAAACTTTTGAGTATCTTACTTGTTTTGGGTTTTGTTACAGTTGTTTCGGCCAAAGGCCATGGAAAGCATTTTAAAGAGATGGATGCCGATAAAAACGGAAAAATTTCTCTGGATGAATTCAAAAATGCAAAGGGCAAATGGTTTGAAAAAATTGATGCAAACAAAGATGGCACTCTAAGCAAGGAAGAAGTCCAAAAGCATCACGAGTCCAGAAAAGGTAAAGGCAAAGGAAAGCACAAAGGAAAAGGAAAAGATAAAGGCAAAGATAAGAAAAATTGCTTTGATGAAATGGACAAGGATAAAGATGGAAAAGTAACCAAAGACGAATTCGTAGGTCATAAAGAAGGTCGTTTTAAGAAAATGGATAAAAATGGTGATGGCTTCATTACAAAAGATGAAATGAAAGGAAAGCGCAAAGGCCATCATAAAGGAAAGGGTAAAGGAAAGGGAAAAGGTAAAGGAAAGAATAAGGATAAAAACAAAGCTAAAGATAAAGACGACGATAAAGACTAA
- a CDS encoding WGR domain-containing protein: protein MKRYFEYCDEKSSKFWEIEFTKENEYQIRFGKTGSEGTTQIKSFDSKKNRDTEANKLINTKIKKGYQETKDRLKKASQAKKDLIKETHKPEKVFKTVSAFLKSINKLLVEFQVGDFDLNYEHYCEMGVSDFCVTSGYWLCSISNTGHDHIGIMPVLNRPVNQWPVGYLDQNEGTLSTFASSVKTWLPGYLIAESQKGWHFQENFEENRDEIIKILKPFLAKRSREFVDLLIANSSTSKLYEIVEPGSFLHEYHILLEKEKFSLNEWKKYLKKYPFFNEPLLHILNLDKADKVIYEKLLNCILRHDLGSYSFKLLKMNAKKMCTLFSENETPLYPLLLNFKNNKKKYIPMADAFFEAGKYYQKLKQYWKAYCCFDNSIWAERCETEEFREDAYIEQIKVAKLLNDEVFYSQYEGACLPEKLKSDNNDESSTTLKELIESFKEHRVPEPLAKLAVFWDDLGTYFCDEFELQADKYDMAKAWFKENKKGYSKIIPFGVDGTGALFAFWLYKSGITTENAPVVYLGSEGIGNTVLAENILDFMQILTANRAYIPYDKAFFEYNDEYKTENNKYRKWLKKEFGLEVIKNPTEKWKQAVAKFPSFEQWITTILK from the coding sequence ATGAAAAGATATTTTGAATATTGTGATGAGAAATCTTCGAAGTTTTGGGAAATAGAATTTACAAAAGAAAATGAATATCAAATTCGGTTTGGTAAAACAGGTTCGGAGGGAACAACTCAAATAAAAAGCTTTGATTCAAAAAAAAATCGTGATACCGAGGCTAATAAATTAATTAACACGAAAATTAAAAAAGGTTATCAAGAAACTAAAGACAGGTTAAAAAAAGCTTCACAAGCCAAAAAGGATTTAATAAAAGAGACACATAAACCGGAAAAAGTATTTAAAACAGTTTCGGCATTTTTGAAATCCATAAATAAGCTTTTAGTTGAATTTCAGGTTGGAGATTTCGATTTAAACTACGAACATTATTGCGAAATGGGTGTTAGCGATTTCTGTGTTACTTCGGGGTACTGGCTTTGTTCAATCAGTAATACCGGTCATGATCACATTGGAATCATGCCCGTTTTAAATCGTCCGGTAAATCAATGGCCTGTTGGATATCTTGATCAAAACGAAGGAACTCTAAGTACGTTTGCTTCAAGTGTAAAAACATGGTTGCCAGGATACTTAATTGCCGAATCCCAAAAAGGCTGGCATTTTCAGGAAAACTTTGAAGAAAATCGGGATGAAATTATTAAAATATTAAAACCATTTTTAGCCAAACGTTCTAGGGAGTTTGTAGATTTATTGATTGCAAATTCTTCAACTTCAAAATTATACGAAATTGTAGAACCGGGTTCCTTTCTTCATGAGTATCATATACTACTTGAAAAAGAAAAATTTAGCTTAAATGAGTGGAAAAAATATCTTAAGAAATATCCATTTTTTAATGAACCACTTTTACATATTCTTAACTTGGATAAAGCTGATAAGGTAATTTACGAAAAACTTTTAAACTGCATCTTACGTCATGATTTGGGTAGCTATTCGTTTAAACTTTTAAAAATGAATGCCAAAAAAATGTGCACTCTATTCTCAGAAAATGAAACCCCACTTTATCCTTTACTTTTAAATTTTAAAAATAATAAGAAAAAATACATTCCTATGGCAGATGCCTTTTTCGAGGCCGGGAAATATTATCAAAAATTAAAACAGTATTGGAAAGCTTATTGTTGTTTTGATAATAGTATTTGGGCTGAGCGATGTGAAACAGAAGAGTTTAGAGAAGATGCATATATTGAACAAATTAAAGTAGCAAAACTTTTAAATGATGAAGTATTTTATTCTCAATACGAGGGGGCCTGTTTGCCCGAAAAGTTAAAGAGTGATAATAATGATGAATCATCGACAACTTTAAAGGAATTAATCGAATCATTTAAAGAACATCGGGTTCCTGAGCCCCTGGCTAAACTTGCCGTTTTTTGGGATGATTTAGGAACCTACTTTTGCGATGAGTTTGAATTACAGGCAGATAAATATGATATGGCGAAGGCCTGGTTTAAAGAAAATAAAAAGGGATATTCGAAAATTATTCCGTTCGGAGTTGATGGAACGGGTGCTTTATTTGCATTTTGGTTATATAAAAGTGGCATTACTACAGAAAACGCTCCGGTGGTTTATCTTGGCTCGGAAGGTATTGGAAATACGGTTTTAGCCGAAAATATTCTAGATTTTATGCAGATTTTAACCGCCAATCGTGCCTATATTCCATACGATAAAGCTTTTTTTGAGTACAACGATGAATATAAGACTGAAAATAACAAATACAGAAAATGGCTTAAAAAGGAGTTTGGTTTAGAAGTAATTAAAAACCCTACAGAAAAATGGAAGCAAGCGGTTGCAAAATTTCCATCTTTCGAACAATGGATTACAACGATTTTGAAATGA